In Entelurus aequoreus isolate RoL-2023_Sb linkage group LG13, RoL_Eaeq_v1.1, whole genome shotgun sequence, a genomic segment contains:
- the tmem177 gene encoding transmembrane protein 177 produces MASSFLKYTALLQKYRTPLMIGSCGGVFAVNMFYHVFPDMSYRQLYQAWYKGEPVTLSEKLEDLFQQVLKDCGIASTQTFSAFASFGFHPVGAGVPWLPAGAQIGIPANFNSTLDDHSGITDRTVFINGKTVEWDSDAGASLKESLVFSREAQKFAVAREVARLQSGAPVLSAAVAPVCLSGVWVYSVVLKQVFGLHAGPVLLRGAANAVALGIGALSYFLTSDAVTQWTDYRADRRAARVSREYARGGLEFYDKILSRNKTLRSLMGRKGEEMYAPSGNLFPAHLIQLKHTPYTSRRKGILTLIKKENF; encoded by the exons ATGGCGTCTAGTTTCCTCAAGTACACGGCGCTCCTTCAGAAGTACAGAACCCCCTTGATGATAGGAAGCTGCGGCGGAGTCTTTGCGGTCAACATGTTCTACCATGTCTTCCCTGACATGTCCTACCGTCAGCTCTACCAGGCCTGGTACAAAGGAGAGCCGGTCACTCTGTCCGAGAAACTAGAGGACCTTTTCCAGCAG GTGCTGAAGGACTGCGGTATCGCCTCAACCCAGACTTTCTCTGCCTTCGCCTCCTTCGGGTTCCACCCGGTCGGTGCCGGTGTGCCATGGCTCCCCGCCGGGGCCCAAATCGGCATCCCGGCCAACTTTAACAGCACGCTCGACGACCACAGCGGCATCACCGACCGGACCGTTTTCATCAACGGGAAAACGGTGGAGTGGGACAGCGACGCCGGCGCCAGCCTCAAGGAGTCGCTGGTGTTTTCCCGAGAAGCGCAGAAATTTGCCGTAGCGCGAGAGGTGGCCCGTCTGCAGTCGGGAGCGCCCGTCCTGAGTGCCGCCGTCGCTCCCGTCTGTCTAAGCGGAGTGTGGGTGTACAGCGTGGTGCTTAAACAGGTGTTCGGTCTCCACGCCGGACCCGTGTTGTTGCGCGGCGCGGCGAACGCGGTGGCGCTGGGGATCGGCGCCTTGTCCTACTTCCTGACCTCGGACGCCGTCACCCAGTGGACTGACTACAGAGCGGACCGCCGCGCCGCTCGGGTGTCCCGCGAGTACGCCAGGGGCGGGCTGGAGTTTTACGATAAGATTCTGTCCAGAAACAAGACGCTGCGCTCACTCATGGGACGCAAAGGGGAGGAGATGTACGCGCCCAGCGGGAACTTATTTCCCGCTCATCTAATTCAGCTCAAACACACGCCGTACACCTCCAGGAGGAAGGGCATACTCACTCTCATAAAGAAGGAGAACTTTTAA